In Coleofasciculus chthonoplastes PCC 7420, a single genomic region encodes these proteins:
- a CDS encoding S8 family serine peptidase encodes MFLRLIQQTLFSDIEPPDPMPIPADEDPLVCIVDSGVVSGHPFLMNWVIEERDFDTGEDTPTDLNGHGTSVAGLVVYGDIAKCIESRNWQPKVKICSAKVLCHDAIWQRPVIPEQHRAEKLIEDAIRYFWKDRSCQIFNLSIENSVEVYRGGRKFPWAEKLDELARELDIVIVQIAGNRDNPPLPEKVYSNPI; translated from the coding sequence GTGTTTCTTCGACTTATTCAGCAGACCCTATTTAGTGATATTGAGCCGCCTGACCCCATGCCCATTCCTGCCGATGAAGATCCTCTTGTTTGTATCGTAGATAGTGGTGTAGTCTCAGGACATCCATTTTTGATGAATTGGGTGATTGAGGAGCGAGATTTTGATACAGGTGAAGATACTCCTACCGACTTAAATGGTCATGGAACCTCAGTTGCAGGTTTGGTTGTTTACGGTGATATTGCTAAGTGTATCGAAAGTCGTAACTGGCAACCTAAAGTTAAAATATGTAGTGCAAAAGTCTTGTGCCATGATGCCATTTGGCAACGCCCTGTTATTCCAGAACAACATCGTGCTGAAAAGCTCATAGAAGATGCTATTCGCTATTTTTGGAAAGACAGAAGTTGTCAGATATTCAATCTCTCAATTGAAAATTCAGTAGAGGTTTACAGGGGTGGACGGAAATTTCCCTGGGCTGAGAAACTTGATGAACTAGCAAGAGAACTAGATATCGTTATCGTTCAAATTGCTGGGAACCGAGACAATCCTCCACTACCCGAAAAAGTATATAGCAATCCTATTTAG
- a CDS encoding S8 family serine peptidase, protein MLYIREQAQEAIRTNLLKDQDQRICNPGTAALALTVGAIARSDALGHHQQNIGPRLTDAFVGVPANAPAPFTRIGPGLSSGTKNFAIKPDIVAYGGNWAIQTVVGGNPSWKPFVFLGEPTIQKEQNGRFMTARSGTSFACPHVAHACAIASASLEATLGYKPSANLIRALVGSATIPPLCPPGWLDDEKETLRLVGYGMCSVDDLRWSKKNRVRLIAMDELELDKLHIYRIAIPEIFIATKGKRGITVALAYDPPVRSSRKEYLANTMWVEALQGLTDEEVQLYKAKFTGEDAPKPPSGSEIKELQPPKTNLQWSTLQVRRRTWSRKKFRVPNGETEPVIHFVVGCQQRFPTEFDYKQRYGLVVLFWHESEEIELYQALRNRVTLKAARVRVGV, encoded by the coding sequence TTGCTATATATTAGAGAGCAAGCTCAGGAAGCTATCCGAACAAACTTACTAAAGGATCAAGATCAGAGAATTTGCAATCCCGGTACGGCTGCACTGGCTCTTACAGTTGGTGCTATAGCCAGATCAGATGCACTTGGGCATCATCAACAGAATATTGGACCTCGGTTAACAGATGCTTTTGTAGGTGTGCCAGCTAATGCACCAGCACCCTTCACTAGAATAGGACCCGGACTGTCTTCTGGAACGAAAAATTTTGCTATTAAACCCGATATTGTTGCCTATGGTGGCAATTGGGCAATTCAAACAGTAGTTGGCGGAAATCCCAGTTGGAAACCTTTCGTTTTTCTCGGTGAACCAACCATTCAGAAAGAGCAAAATGGTCGATTTATGACAGCCCGATCTGGTACTTCTTTCGCTTGTCCTCATGTAGCTCATGCTTGTGCGATCGCGTCTGCCAGTCTAGAGGCAACTCTGGGGTACAAACCATCTGCCAATTTAATTCGTGCGTTGGTAGGTAGTGCAACAATTCCGCCTCTATGTCCTCCAGGTTGGTTAGATGATGAGAAAGAAACACTTCGTTTGGTGGGTTACGGAATGTGTTCAGTAGACGACTTAAGATGGTCTAAGAAAAATCGGGTTCGTTTAATTGCGATGGATGAGCTTGAGTTAGATAAACTTCATATTTATCGCATCGCTATTCCTGAAATTTTTATAGCAACAAAAGGAAAGAGGGGTATAACAGTCGCCCTAGCCTACGATCCGCCAGTTCGCTCCAGCCGCAAGGAATATCTGGCAAATACAATGTGGGTTGAAGCATTGCAGGGACTAACGGATGAAGAGGTGCAGTTATATAAGGCTAAATTCACAGGTGAAGATGCACCAAAACCGCCATCAGGTTCAGAAATAAAAGAGTTACAACCTCCAAAAACAAACCTACAATGGTCAACGCTTCAAGTAAGACGAAGAACGTGGAGTCGCAAAAAGTTTCGAGTACCTAATGGTGAAACAGAACCAGTTATTCATTTTGTTGTCGGTTGTCAGCAAAGATTCCCGACAGAATTTGACTATAAACAGCGATATGGTTTAGTTGTTCTTTTTTGGCATGAATCCGAGGAGATAGAGTTATACCAAGCGTTACGAAATCGAGTAACTCTCAAAGCGGCTCGTGTACGAGTGGGGGTTTGA
- a CDS encoding IS630 family transposase: MNIIDELANFINQTKETKEIKRALAVKMILEGKSYREVKEILKVSHSFISQWKNQALFQGVESLKLQYKGRAGYLKSEEKEQTIQWLREQDYLRLSDLQKYLQEQYNVVFESNQSYYSLFKEAQVSWKKTQKKNPAKNDELVKAKKKEIEARLEKWKPEIEAGSRTVLMLDECHLLWGDLLGYAWGRTDARIEVPLKNEKERQTYYGALDYQTKEFIVKEYKSGNSENTIDFIEYLQRKRPGKKLSIFWDGATYHDSKQFREYLKTINQDLSEEDWLISCTKFAPNAPEQNPVEDIWLQVKTFIRQFYHLCSSFKIVKWLFKFFADGQIFDFPKIFQYGKLPQSI, from the coding sequence ATGAACATTATAGATGAATTGGCTAATTTTATCAATCAGACAAAAGAGACCAAAGAAATTAAAAGAGCCTTGGCGGTAAAAATGATTTTGGAAGGAAAATCTTATCGTGAAGTCAAAGAAATATTAAAAGTTTCTCACAGTTTTATCAGCCAATGGAAAAATCAAGCGCTTTTTCAGGGTGTAGAAAGTTTAAAGCTTCAATATAAAGGTAGAGCAGGTTACTTAAAATCTGAAGAAAAAGAGCAAACAATTCAGTGGTTGAGAGAACAAGATTATCTAAGATTATCAGACTTGCAGAAGTATTTGCAGGAGCAATATAATGTAGTTTTTGAGTCCAATCAAAGTTATTATAGCTTATTTAAAGAGGCTCAAGTGAGTTGGAAAAAGACTCAAAAAAAGAATCCGGCTAAAAATGATGAATTAGTCAAAGCTAAAAAAAAAGAAATAGAGGCAAGGCTAGAAAAATGGAAACCGGAAATAGAAGCTGGAAGCCGGACGGTGCTTATGCTTGACGAATGTCATCTGCTGTGGGGTGATTTGTTAGGTTATGCGTGGGGAAGAACAGATGCAAGAATAGAAGTCCCTCTCAAAAATGAAAAAGAAAGACAGACTTATTATGGGGCTTTAGATTATCAAACCAAAGAGTTTATAGTCAAAGAATATAAAAGTGGAAACAGCGAAAATACAATCGATTTCATCGAATATTTACAAAGGAAACGACCCGGGAAAAAATTATCGATATTTTGGGATGGTGCAACTTACCATGATTCCAAGCAGTTTCGAGAATACTTAAAGACAATTAATCAAGATTTATCAGAGGAAGACTGGTTGATAAGTTGTACAAAATTTGCTCCGAACGCTCCCGAACAAAATCCAGTCGAAGATATTTGGTTGCAAGTTAAAACTTTCATTAGACAATTTTATCATCTTTGCAGCTCTTTTAAAATAGTTAAGTGGTTATTTAAGTTTTTTGCTGATGGTCAAATATTCGATTTTCCCAAAATATTTCAGTATGGAAAATTGCCACAATCTATTTAG